In Paenibacillus segetis, the genomic window GCAATTCGCAAACAGGCTGCGGTACGGTACTCTTTCCGTAACGGTAAGATCATTGCCGAGACAAAACCGAGCGAGACGAGCGTGCAGCTGGGCAGTATGCGCGAGACCGTTACGTTTCAAAGATAAAAAAGAAGCAGGCCTTAGGGCCTGCTTCTTGCTTCTTATTCTACTTGGTGCATTTTTCATTTACTGAAAGATCTTACGCCGTCAAATATTGCCCTAAATACATACCGGGCTTTTCTTTTATTAAGTTCATGACGAACTGCATTTAGACATAAGAATTCCCCTCGAAGGGTATATACTTTGTTTTATTTCATCCTCTCTTTTCATTAACCTTATACCACAATCAAGGAATATTCTCCTGCTTTGTGATGATCCAATAGAAATCATTGTGTTATGAATCGTCCTTTCTAATAAGGACATGGATTCCATAAAGTGGATTTGATAATATGAGTTTTAACATCAGTCCATGCTAAACTTATTGTGCGATCAGAAGTTACGGTATATTTCTTCGGTATAATCCCAACAATCAAAATGATAAGGTGGAATTTGTATGCAACCTATTAGAAAACCTGATCTTTCAACAAGACCCTTGAATCTAAAAGTAGTACGGATAATGGATTCGTCCCCTAGTGTACTTTTCAATGCGTGGACAAGTCAGTTTGACCGTTGGTTCGCAGCACCTGATAGCGTAATAATTCAAGGGGAGGTTAACACAACATTCTTTTTTGAAACTGAATATGAAGGTAAACGTTCTCCTCATTACGGAAGGTTCTTACAGCTTGTGCACAACAATCTTGTTGAAATCACTTGGGTTACTGGAGCGGGTGGAACAAAGGGGGCAGAAACAGTTGTTACAGTTGAACTTGAACCCTACGGCAAAGGTTCACGATTGCATCTGACCCATGCGGGGTTTCCAGATGAGGAATCGAAGAATGCACACGAACAAGCTTGGCCATTTGTACTTGAACAACTCGACAAGCGTATGTTGTCGGATCACTAAATTATTGGAGAACGGCCTATTCCTTCACGATTCCGATCATTATATATGCTTTTTCTACATGAGAACAGTGGTGGTATACCTCAATACTCTGACTTTTTCGTGCAGAGAATGCACGGCATTCATTGTTTATCTACCATAAAATTTATCTTGAAGGGAGGGAAAGCGATGGATTGGTTGGAGAGAATGAATTGCGCCATGGAATATATCGAGACAAATCTAGCGGACCATATCTCATATGATAAATTAGCTCAGATCGCCTGTTGCTCTACGTATCATTTTCAACGAATGTTTCCGTTTATTACTGGAATACAGTTATCCGAGTACATTCGACGTCGACGGTTGACCTTGGCGGCATTTGAACTTCAG contains:
- a CDS encoding SRPBCC family protein, translated to MQPIRKPDLSTRPLNLKVVRIMDSSPSVLFNAWTSQFDRWFAAPDSVIIQGEVNTTFFFETEYEGKRSPHYGRFLQLVHNNLVEITWVTGAGGTKGAETVVTVELEPYGKGSRLHLTHAGFPDEESKNAHEQAWPFVLEQLDKRMLSDH